One window of Scylla paramamosain isolate STU-SP2022 chromosome 47, ASM3559412v1, whole genome shotgun sequence genomic DNA carries:
- the LOC135095081 gene encoding diablo homolog, mitochondrial-like, with the protein MWAWCAGVAGRVARLGRGGRVFSRVWVKQREWGEECRTRGRAGLWRAAGGSLFLLCAQAARHTPARCLREGGLFLDPEEDQLTEARPLEMNEVSALTHTSLLKQASGAAVDSALQLLHRTVRATLDFAQQHRKQLQEVIDLLEYCTAMLRHPEEHDRLWELLVAARVQVDSLKQQLRDLNLLLTYACSTVENTAMAAFISGNEFSASVARQMTDSAKLELKTDERKTEVLEAQYLHAHTRYIEAAQRMVDEAKTSDDSGDDVEKDDDGLKIESIASESKDDSWHEGAESENESQESKDKEGLEGIEFDDR; encoded by the exons ATGTGGGCGTGGTGTGCGGGCGTGGCGGGTAGGGTGGCGAGGCTCGGCAGGGGCGGCAGGGTATTCAGCAGGGTGTGGGTGAAGcagagagaatggggagaggaGTGCAGGACCCGGGGAAGAGCTGGGCTGTGGCGGGCTGCTGGCGGCTCCTTGTTCCTGCTGTGTGCCCAGGCCGCCCGCCACACCCCTGCCCGCTGCCTGCGTGAGGGCGGCCTGTTCCTGGACCCCGAGGAAGACCAGCTGACGGAAGCGCGACCCCTGGAG ATGAATGAGGTGTCAGCACTCACCCACACTTCGCTCCTGAAGCAGGCCAGCGGGGCGGCGGTGGACTCGGCCTTGCAGCTGCTCCACAGGACAGTGCGTGCCACCCTTGACTTTGCCCAGCAGCACAG AAAACAGCTGCAAGAGGTGATAGACTTGCTGGAGTACTGCACCGCCATGCTGCGTCACCCAGAGGAGCACGACCGACTGTGGGAGCTGCTGGTGGCGGCACGGGTGCAGGTCGACTCCCTCAAACAGCAGCTTAGG GACCTCAACCTGCTGCTGACCTATGCCTGTTCCACCGTGGAGAACACAGCCATGGCAGCCTTCATCAGTGGCAATGAGTTCTCGGCCTCAGTGGCGCGGCAGATGACCGACAGTGCCAAGCTGGAG ctcaagacagatgagaggaaaacagaggTCCTGGAGGCACAGTACTTGCACGCACACACCCGCTACATCGAGGCAGCTCAGCGGATGGTGGACGAAGCAAAGACCAGTGacgacagtggtgatgatgtggaGAAAGACGATGATGGGCTGAAGATTGAGAGTATTGCGAGTGAAAGCAAAGATGACAGCTGGCATGAGGGAGCCGAGAGTGAGAATGAGAGCCAGGAGAGTAAAGACAAGGAAGGATTAGAAGGGATTGAGTTTGATGATAGATGA
- the LOC135094885 gene encoding uncharacterized protein LOC135094885 codes for MGEPPPGIRGFRGEGRAPGKHRAVMMDDLFLDVKMEIGEEVRRQGHDPHLASTPVLLARREVATRHPRTTTTQLNHISEEMLVYRKHSLLSCQLPGAPKSTFLMVFSPDGSKVASTHGDHNIYVSEVNTGQCICTLEGHPRTPWCVAFHPASNEIVASGCLGGEVRVWDLKGGSEVWTTEKSTVIASLAFHPTDQVLVIATYNEIYFWDWFQPQPFAKICTADEKEKVRYVKFDPLGHKLITGIANMSHERARVLPPTHHVPSRSELVEREQRYNQLSSQYLSLVSHLEAPHQLLCGWFVSQCQLIFLLPHTEPTRSSSMWGVAGDGAANVESERGGLGVGEGEERPEESASLGAARSLRQIVSDDSASSSSLDSSSSATSGASRASERKTPPVSAVDLPPATAWARTPDAAPLEGAPSNPWEPRPDPRCPACQLLRTYRGMYSRGCEARLRSASCTLASREAARLELLPPSRRPTRELRGVVGGAGEAVIGPLPTPPPRPRSKEEVPRRTTGHHHHHLPPPPPPPPPPPPPPPSRTTRTPEPHHRLALSTATTTSTHLHALTTTTPTTSSTTSSEQWWDSRGEESGGPPWDQYLSLLPREMRARVMVEMERRRRSRQRTTTTTTTTTTGDEPGPGQDGTTADRESSSGSSTITPGTAGTSNSTADANGGSGSSEVGDRAATATATRPSQRPLLDFLERRLCEQIHKRSVYRLSSRRSDRPYLRAADRLLRPSSSRSSHLRPPDARVHAIRRLLERYQIRTDTYTSSRQQQDPQAPPGPPGPPPTAPPGLDSLVDDLGAPPQSSGEGRPARHSSDWLCNGPLPRAGGSSGSSSSRNNNNTGDGNGGGSSSSSSSSSSSSSSSSGSGSSIPLRDVLQWGSRRQYRVILEDVVDRLHHLERQERAAAAAAGSGTSSSNMEEPRTSRVTQHHRLTDLRLLVQLTLKLLYILLSFLYNPRRLYEERPISRLPNPFREEEVVLGGEGPPADLPPPAAEREPPMPGLTTSLETVRRAIEALRHDVAGSPSPAADPASASGPGGASGAGPSAAPESRSSVTNLPRRLNDFLRRSRNLAARQHQQERAGEGGVRGSGLLPRSGSPWPRVVIPRITLSDPSGSESQVEDEQGAAPSGPSLARRDQAEFSTRSVSGVPLRLLGRQYAVDRRSPDSEDSSGPLDGAGDGPGQPPEPFFPWREHLGPFDMELSQGPGSDMLFRHNLQRTPPDRAAEREAENFFIRPFFTPHLGTTRGMSSEWAGRGKTALGATQRIQAWDFTRCHIPDISDGVANVVVRKCRIHNDASVDISSDGTMLAALIPESQAMTMVGVYSLEDRSLGQLLYSFIFEHNTICVSLSPMGRHLVVGFASHSSHLVPQNTKQVAAQVFKLRDNHLFQARGQIGYLQKVRDIEVTIDNRQISLNCIRWLPHPGQGLIYGTNRGQLNILH; via the exons ATG GGAGAGCCGCCCCCAGGGATACGTGGCTTCAGGGGTGAAGGACGTGCCCCAGGGAAACACCGAGCCGTCATG ATGGATGACTTGTTCCTAGACGTCAAGATGGAGATTGGGGAGGAGGTGCGGCGGCAGGGTCACGACCCCCACCTGGCCTCCACCCCGGTGCTCCTGGCCCGGCGGGAGGTGGCCACCCGGCAtccccgcaccaccaccacccagctgAACCACATCAGCGAGGAGATGCTGGTGTACCGCAAACACAGCCTCCTCTCCTGCCAGCTGCCCGGCGCCCCCAAGTCCACCTTCCTCATGGTTTTCAGCCCCGACGG GTCAAAGGTCGCGTCCACACACGGTGACCACAACATCTATGTGAGTGAAGTCAACACGGGTCAGTGCATTTGTACCCTGGAGGGACACCCAAGGACGCCCTGGTGTGTGGCCTTCCATCCTGCCTCCAACGAGATTGTGGCGTCTGGCTGTCTGGGCGGGGAGGTGCGCGTGTGGGACCTCaag GGCGGGAGTGAGGTGTGGACAACAGAGAAGAGCACAGTCATCGCCTCCCTCGCCTTCCACCCCACGGATCAGGTGCTGGTCATCGCCACCTACAATGAAATCTACTTTTGGGATTGGTTCCAGCCGCAGCCCTTCGCCAAGATCTGCACCGCtgacgagaaggagaaagtgag ATACGTCAAATTCGACCCGCTCGGCCACAAGCTGATCACAGGCATTGCAAACATGTCCCACGAGAGGGCCCGggtcctccctcccacccaccacgTGCCGTCACGCTCGGAGCTGGTGGAGAGGGAGCAGCGTTACAACCAGCTGTCCAGTCAGTACCTCAGCCTTGTGTCCCACCTGGAGGCCCCTCACCAGCTCCTCTGTGGCTGGTTCGTCTCTCAATGCcaactcatcttcctcctcccgcaca CAGAGCCAacacgcagcagcagcatgtGGGGTGTGGCAGGGGACGGGGCAGCCAACGTGGAGTCAGAGCGGGGTGGcctgggggtgggggagggggaggagcggCCAGAGGAGTCTGCCAGCCTGGGGGCGGCACGGTCGCTGCGGCAAATAGTGAGTGACGACAGCGCCTCGTCCTCTAGCCTGGACTCGTCCTCCTCGGCCACCAGCGGGGCGAGCCGCGCCTCAGAGCGCAAAACCCCGCCTGTCTCTGCTGTGGACCTCCCGCCTGCCACCGCCTGGGCCAGGACCCCCGATGCTGCTCCCCTGGAGGGGGCACCCTCCAACCCCTGGGAGCCACGCCCTGACCCCCGCTGCCCCGCCTGCCA acTCCTGCGCACTTACCGAGGTATGTACAGCCGCGGGTGTGAGGCGCGGCTCAGGTCGGCCAGTTGCACACTTGCTTCCAGAGAGGCAGCCAGACTGGAACTGCTGCCCCCCTCGCGCCGCCCCACCAGGGAGCTGAGGGGTGTGGTGGGCGGGGCAGGGGAGGCGGTGATAGGCCCCCTGCCGACACCCCCCCCCAGACCAAG GAGCAAGGAGGAGGTACCCAGGAGGACgacaggccaccaccaccaccacctcccacctccacctccaccccctccaccccctccaccacccccaccctccCGAACCACCCGCACACCAGAACCCCATCACCGCCTAGCTctctccactgccaccaccacctccacccacctccacgccctcaccaccaccacccccactacctcctccaccacgtCTTCTGAGCAGTGGTGGGACAGCAGGGGGGAAGAGAGTGGAGGTCCACCTT GGGACCAGTACCTGTCACTGCTGCCACGGGAGATGAGGGCGAGGGTCATGGTGGAGATGGAGAGGCGGCGACGGTCTAGAcagcgcaccaccaccacaaccaccaccaccactactgggGACGAGCCAG GGCCGGGTCAGGATGGCACCACTGCAGACAGGGaaagcagcagcggcagcagcaccaTCACGCCGGGCACTGCAggcaccagcaacagcaccgCCGACGCCAACGGTGGCAGCGGTAGCAGCGAGGTGGGTGACAGAGCTGCGACAGCCACGGCCACACGACCATCCCAGCGGCCGCTGCTAGATTTCTTGGAACGGCGGCTGTGTGAGCAGATCCACAAGCGCAGCGTGTACCGCCTGTCCAGCCGCCGCTCGGACCGCCCGTACCTGCGGGCCGCCGACCGCCTGCTGCGGCCCAGCAGCAGCCGTTCCTCACACCTGCGTCCGCCGGACGCCCGAGTGCACGCCATCCGCCGCCTGCTGGAGCGCTACCAGATCAGGACGGACACCTACACCTCCTCCAGGCAGCAGCAGGACCCTCAGGCACCCCCAGGACCCCCAGGACCCCCACCTACAGCACCCCCTGGCCTGGATTCCCTGGTTGATGACTTAG gTGCCCCCCCACAGTCCAGCGGGGAGGGACGGCCTGCCAGGCACAGCAGCGACTGGTTGTGCAACGGTCCACTCCCCAGGGCtggcggcagcagcggcagcagcagcagcaggaataacaacaacactggggatggcaatggtggtggcagcagcagcagcagtagcagcagcagcagcagtagtagcagcagtagtggcagtggcagcagcataCCACTGAGAGACGTGCTGCAGTGGGGGAGCAGACGccagtacag GGTGATTCTGGAGGATGTGGTTGACCGCCTGCACCACCTGGAGAGGCAGGAGcgtgcagcagcagcggcagcaggcagtggcaccagcagcagcaacatggaGGAGCCCAGGACAAGCCGGGTCACGCAGCACCACAGGCTGA CAGACCTCCGCCTTCTGGTGCAGCTGACCCTCAAGCTGCTCTACATCCTGCTCAGCTTCCTCTACAACCCCCGCAG GCTGTATGAGGAGCGACCCATCTCCCGGCTGCCCAACCCATTCCGTGAGGAGGAGGTTGTGCTGGGGGGCGAGGGGCCGCCAGCGGACCTCCCCCCACCCGCTGCTGAGCGAGAGCCACCCATGCCGGGCCTCACCACCTCACTGGAGACTGTGAGGCGCGCCATCGAGGCTCTACGGCACGACGTGGCAGGCAGCCCCAGCCCTGCTGCAGACCCTGCCTCAGCCTCGGGGCCAGGTGGGGCGTCCGGCGCTGGTCCCAGTGCCGCCCCGGAGTCCCGTAGCTCAGTGACCAACCTGCCACGGCGCCTCAACGACTTCCTGAGGCGCTCCAGGAACCTGGCGGCACGGCAGCACCAGCAGGAGCGGGCCGGGGAGGGCGGGGTGCGGGGCAGTGGTCTGCTGCCCCGCAGTGGTTCCCCGTGGCCCCGCGTGGTGATCCCCCGCATCACCCTCAGTGATCCCAGTGGCAGCGAGAGCCAGGTGGAGGATGAGCAGGGGGCAGCGCCCTCAGGCCCCAGCCTGGCACGCCGGGACCAGGCAGAGTTCAGCACACGCTCCGTGTCGGGGGTGCCGCTCCGCCTGCTGGGCCGCCAGTATGCTGTGGACCGCCGCAGCCCAGACTCAGAGGATTCCTCAGGGCCATTGGACGGGGCAGGTGATGGTCCCGGCCAGCCCCCGGAGCCCTTCTTCCCCTGGCGGGAGCACCTGGGACCCTTTGACATGGAGCTGTCCCAGGGGCCTGGTTCGGACATGCTGTTCAGACACAACCTGCAGCGCACTCCCCCGGACCGCGCTGCTGAGAGGGAGGCCGAGAACTTCTTCATCCGGCCTTTCTTCACCCCACACCTGGGCACCACCCGGGGCATGTCCAGTgagtgggcggggcggggcaagaCAG CTCTGGGCGCCACACAACGCATCCAAGCCTGGGACTTCACACGCTGCCACATCCCAGACATCTCAGACG GTGTGGCtaatgtggtggtgaggaagtgTCGCATTCACAATGATGCCAGCGTGGACATTTCCTCGGACGGCACCATGTTGGCGGCACTCATCCCAGAGAGTCAGGCGATGACTATGGTCG GAGTGTACAGCCTGGAGGACCGGTCTCTTGGGCAGCTTCTGTACAGCTTCATCTTTGAGCACAATACCATCTGTGTGAGTCTCTCCCCAATGGGACGCCATCTGGTGGTGGGCTTTGCTTCCCACTCCTCTCACCTCGTCCCGCAGAACAcaaagcag GTGGCAGCACAGGTGTTCAAGCTGCGAGACAACCACCTCTTCCAGGCTCGGGGGCAGATAGGATACCTGCAGAAGGTGAGGGACATCGAGGTGACCATCGACAACCGACAGATTTCCCTCAACTGCATCCGGTGGCTGCCTCACCCGGGCCAGGGCCTCATATATGGCACCAACCGGGGCCAGCTGAACATCCTGCACTAG
- the LOC135095025 gene encoding uncharacterized protein LOC135095025 isoform X1, giving the protein MPHHQGPAWTAAGHCGATTSPHSERPGHPRAAAGPGWPQGRGHSQGAGAMGRRTMLPRQAVGSGGVGQDPPRRAHPVVPPAANPPDDPPDPNTAPTASWLSPSSVSASPHSPPSLYPICPTSLLPSLLAPHCPPPLPPYDPPLLPCTPSGAPQPQRSPLPASSLPQRPGPVPCLPPPSTPWLTCPPPPHTSAERAPHPGAPHAPHSLLKPALQPHTAAPPLSLPPPRLLAQPCPHLPRPSTPAPTTPPPPPHPPRPRPPPHTSPQTASVPWPRLLSRSRRSNLFPRLSTNLGPYPSRQRNFSTRDPPTDDSTLPGSLGLLGPLRGDPLGASGRQRPSSDPQFGVQLLSRHIVNIEQICIALLEINNHTREEQMLQQICHMLSDIQEQIHSLRLPDDPLHGRRPCRRLLRPTAPPLHATVTVSPTAAAAGGDEKSGGPSPPSPHTSCRAVTPGQVVVVVVMVVVVG; this is encoded by the exons ATGCCCCACCACCAGGGTCCCGCCTGGACCGCAGCGGGGCACTGTGGGGCTACTACTTCACCCCACTCGGAGCGCCCCGGTCATCCACGTGCGGCGGCCGGGCCGGGATGGCCCCAGGGCAGGGGGCACAGCCAGGGAGCGGGGGCAATGGGGCGCAGGACAATGCTCCCACGCCAGGCTGTGGGGAGCGGAGGGGTGGGGCAGGACCCCCCCCGGCGTGCACACCCTGTGGTGCCCCCCGCTGCCAATCCCCCGGATGACCCCCCTGATCCCAATACAGCCCCCACTGCCTCCTGGCTCTCCCCCTCTTCTGTCTctgcctcccctcactcccccccaTCCCTGTACCCAATCTGTCCtacatccctcctcccctcccttctggCCCCCCActgcccccctcctctccccccatatgatccccctctcctcccctgcaCCCCCAGTGGAGCGCCCCAACCCCAGCGATCCCCCCTTCCTGCGTCATCCCTCCCGCAGCGACCAGGACCTGtaccctgcctccctcccccctcaacTCCCTGGCTGACCTGTCCGCCGCCCCCCCACACCTCGGCAGAGCGTGCCCCGCACCCTGGCGCGCCTCAtgcccctcactcactcctcaaaCCTGCTCTCCAGCCCCACACTGCTGCCCcgcccctctcactccctccccctcggCTCCTTGCACAACCCTGCCCACACCTCCCCCGCCCCTCTACTCCCGCAccgaccactcctcctcctcctcctcatcctcctcgtccacGTCCTCCACCTCACACCTCTCCTCAGACCGCTTCCGTTCCCTGGCCCCGCCTCCTCTCTCGCTCCCGGCGCTCAAATCTCTTCCCACGTCTCTCCACCAATCTCGGCCCCTACCCAAGTCGCCAGAGGAACTTCTCCACCCGCGACCCTCCCACAGATGACTCCACGCTCCCCGGGTCTCTGGGGCTCCTGGGGCCACTGCGTGGGGACCCCCTGGGGGCATCCGGCAGACAGCGCCCCTCCTCTGATCCTCAGTTTGGTGTGCAGCTTCTAAGCAGACACATCGTCAATATTGAGCAGATCTGCAT AGCCCTGCTGGAGATCAACAACCACACAAGGGAGGAGCAAATGTTACAGCAGATTTGCCACATGCTCAGCGACATCCAGGAACAAATCCACTCCCTGCGTCTGCCAGATGACCCCCTCCATGGCAGACGACCTTGCCGGCGCCTTCTCCGACCGACTGCCCCACCCCTCCACGCTACAG TCACTGTCTctcccacagcagcagcagcaggaggagacgagaagagCGGCGGGCCGTCCCCCCCTTCCCCACACACCTCCTGTCGGGCAGTGACTCcggggcaggtggtggtggtggtggtgatggtggtggtggtgggttga
- the LOC135095025 gene encoding uncharacterized protein LOC135095025 isoform X3 translates to MPHHQGPAWTAAGHCGATTSPHSERPGHPRAAAGPGWPQGRGHSQGAGAMGRRTMLPRQAVGSGGVGQDPPRRAHPVVPPAANPPDDPPDPNTAPTASWLSPSSVSASPHSPPSLYPICPTSLLPSLLAPHCPPPLPPYDPPLLPCTPSGAPQPQRSPLPASSLPQRPGPVPCLPPPSTPWLTCPPPPHTSAERAPHPGAPHAPHSLLKPALQPHTAAPPLSLPPPRLLAQPCPHLPRPSTPAPTTPPPPPHPPRPRPPPHTSPQTASVPWPRLLSRSRRSNLFPRLSTNLGPYPSRQRNFSTRDPPTDDSTLPGSLGLLGPLRGDPLGASGRQRPSSDPQFGVQLLSRHIVNIEQICIALLEINNHTREEQMLQQICHMLSDIQEQIHSLRLPDDPLHGRRPCRRLLRPTAPPLHATAAAGGDEKSGGPSPPSPHTSCRAVTPGQVVVVVVMVVVVG, encoded by the exons ATGCCCCACCACCAGGGTCCCGCCTGGACCGCAGCGGGGCACTGTGGGGCTACTACTTCACCCCACTCGGAGCGCCCCGGTCATCCACGTGCGGCGGCCGGGCCGGGATGGCCCCAGGGCAGGGGGCACAGCCAGGGAGCGGGGGCAATGGGGCGCAGGACAATGCTCCCACGCCAGGCTGTGGGGAGCGGAGGGGTGGGGCAGGACCCCCCCCGGCGTGCACACCCTGTGGTGCCCCCCGCTGCCAATCCCCCGGATGACCCCCCTGATCCCAATACAGCCCCCACTGCCTCCTGGCTCTCCCCCTCTTCTGTCTctgcctcccctcactcccccccaTCCCTGTACCCAATCTGTCCtacatccctcctcccctcccttctggCCCCCCActgcccccctcctctccccccatatgatccccctctcctcccctgcaCCCCCAGTGGAGCGCCCCAACCCCAGCGATCCCCCCTTCCTGCGTCATCCCTCCCGCAGCGACCAGGACCTGtaccctgcctccctcccccctcaacTCCCTGGCTGACCTGTCCGCCGCCCCCCCACACCTCGGCAGAGCGTGCCCCGCACCCTGGCGCGCCTCAtgcccctcactcactcctcaaaCCTGCTCTCCAGCCCCACACTGCTGCCCcgcccctctcactccctccccctcggCTCCTTGCACAACCCTGCCCACACCTCCCCCGCCCCTCTACTCCCGCAccgaccactcctcctcctcctcctcatcctcctcgtccacGTCCTCCACCTCACACCTCTCCTCAGACCGCTTCCGTTCCCTGGCCCCGCCTCCTCTCTCGCTCCCGGCGCTCAAATCTCTTCCCACGTCTCTCCACCAATCTCGGCCCCTACCCAAGTCGCCAGAGGAACTTCTCCACCCGCGACCCTCCCACAGATGACTCCACGCTCCCCGGGTCTCTGGGGCTCCTGGGGCCACTGCGTGGGGACCCCCTGGGGGCATCCGGCAGACAGCGCCCCTCCTCTGATCCTCAGTTTGGTGTGCAGCTTCTAAGCAGACACATCGTCAATATTGAGCAGATCTGCAT AGCCCTGCTGGAGATCAACAACCACACAAGGGAGGAGCAAATGTTACAGCAGATTTGCCACATGCTCAGCGACATCCAGGAACAAATCCACTCCCTGCGTCTGCCAGATGACCCCCTCCATGGCAGACGACCTTGCCGGCGCCTTCTCCGACCGACTGCCCCACCCCTCCACGCTACAG cagcagcaggaggagacgagaagagCGGCGGGCCGTCCCCCCCTTCCCCACACACCTCCTGTCGGGCAGTGACTCcggggcaggtggtggtggtggtggtgatggtggtggtggtgggttga
- the LOC135094859 gene encoding ceramide-1-phosphate transfer protein-like, with product MCVCVCVCKERERERETAGSVCGGRVFVSAVALAHQVTSMEHGSSTSEIEVVNGKLKKELVVKEKEDEEEEKKDEVKEMRNAKLINNEKEEELKVKEEEEEEEEEEDSDDDETEMDNEEDEEDEEEEKLKELIVDMQLVRDYFTPGAENEVPLASYLKAYVELNKFIKMLGKFYYFVSLDVKRKIATLRKKMAGENSQYYVDLKTMIKYETENGLVVEKSMSGTEALLMLHRGLEFARDFMTELVKEKEEPKLSEAASRIYVSTTGRFHPPILRETFSLVLRMLPNRATIRSRVAKENEEAEETLKRLLPEVIKSVTETYDVCQRIYQDYNLLNLP from the exons atgtgtgtgtgtgtgtgtgtgtgtaaagagagagagagagagagagagacagcagggAGCGTTTGTGGTGGTCGTGTGTTCGTCTCAGCAGTGGCGTTGGCACATCAA gtTACCAGCATGGAGCATGGCAGTTCAACGAGTGAGATTGAGGTGGTGAATGGGAAGCTGAAGAAGGAGCTtgtggtgaaggaaaaagaagatgaagaggaggagaaaaaggacgaggtgaaggaaatgaggaatgcTAAGTTGATAAataacgaaaaggaggaggagttgaaggtcaaggaggaggaggaggaggaggaggaggaggaagacagcgATGATGATGAAACGGAGATGGATaacgaagaggacgaggaagacgaagaggaggagaagttaaaGGAGCTGATAGTTGACATGCAGTTGGTGCGGGATTACTTCACCCCAGGCGCTGAGAATGAAGTGCCGCTGGCCTCATATTTGAAAGCCTATGTGGAGCTGAACAA GTTCATCAAGATGTTGGGCAAGTTCTACTATTTCGTTTCCTTAGACGTCAAGAGGAAG ATAGCAACACTGCGGAAGAAGATGGCGGGGGAGAACAGCCAGTATTACGTGGACCTGAAGACGATGATCAAGTATGAGACGGAGAATGGCCTTGTTGTGGAGAAATCCATGTCTGGCACTGAGGCACTCCTTATGCTGCACCGGGGCCTGG AATTTGCCCGAGACTTCATGACTGAgttggtgaaggagaaggaggagcccAAGCTGAGTGAGGCGGCCTCCAGGATTTACGTGTCCACCACAGGAAGGTTCCACCCGCCCATCCTGCGGGAAACCTTCTCCTTGGTGCTGAGGATGCTGCCCAACCGAGCCACCATCAGgagcagg GTTgcgaaggagaacgaggaggcggaggagacaCTAAAGAGGCTGCTGCCGGAGGTCATCAAGTCAGTGACAGAGACTTACGACGTATGCCAGAGGATCTACCAGGACTACAACCTCCTCAACTTACCATGA
- the LOC135095025 gene encoding uncharacterized protein LOC135095025 isoform X2, with product MPHHQGPAWTAAGHCGATTSPHSERPGHPRAAAGPGWPQGRGHSQGAGAMGRRTMLPRQAVGSGGVGQDPPRRAHPVVPPAANPPDDPPDPNTAPTASWLSPSSVSASPHSPPSLYPICPTSLLPSLLAPHCPPPLPPYDPPLLPCTPSGAPQPQRSPLPASSLPQRPGPVPCLPPPSTPWLTCPPPPHTSAERAPHPGAPHAPHSLLKPALQPHTAAPPLSLPPPRLLAQPCPHLPRPSTPAPTTPPPPPHPPRPRPPPHTSPQTASVPWPRLLSRSRRSNLFPRLSTNLGPYPSRQRNFSTRDPPTDDSTLPGSLGLLGPLRGDPLGASGRQRPSSDPQFGVQLLSRHIVNIEQICIALLEINNHTREEQMLQQICHMLSDIQEQIHSLRLPDDPLHGRRPCRRLLRPTAPPLHATAAAAGGDEKSGGPSPPSPHTSCRAVTPGQVVVVVVMVVVVG from the exons ATGCCCCACCACCAGGGTCCCGCCTGGACCGCAGCGGGGCACTGTGGGGCTACTACTTCACCCCACTCGGAGCGCCCCGGTCATCCACGTGCGGCGGCCGGGCCGGGATGGCCCCAGGGCAGGGGGCACAGCCAGGGAGCGGGGGCAATGGGGCGCAGGACAATGCTCCCACGCCAGGCTGTGGGGAGCGGAGGGGTGGGGCAGGACCCCCCCCGGCGTGCACACCCTGTGGTGCCCCCCGCTGCCAATCCCCCGGATGACCCCCCTGATCCCAATACAGCCCCCACTGCCTCCTGGCTCTCCCCCTCTTCTGTCTctgcctcccctcactcccccccaTCCCTGTACCCAATCTGTCCtacatccctcctcccctcccttctggCCCCCCActgcccccctcctctccccccatatgatccccctctcctcccctgcaCCCCCAGTGGAGCGCCCCAACCCCAGCGATCCCCCCTTCCTGCGTCATCCCTCCCGCAGCGACCAGGACCTGtaccctgcctccctcccccctcaacTCCCTGGCTGACCTGTCCGCCGCCCCCCCACACCTCGGCAGAGCGTGCCCCGCACCCTGGCGCGCCTCAtgcccctcactcactcctcaaaCCTGCTCTCCAGCCCCACACTGCTGCCCcgcccctctcactccctccccctcggCTCCTTGCACAACCCTGCCCACACCTCCCCCGCCCCTCTACTCCCGCAccgaccactcctcctcctcctcctcatcctcctcgtccacGTCCTCCACCTCACACCTCTCCTCAGACCGCTTCCGTTCCCTGGCCCCGCCTCCTCTCTCGCTCCCGGCGCTCAAATCTCTTCCCACGTCTCTCCACCAATCTCGGCCCCTACCCAAGTCGCCAGAGGAACTTCTCCACCCGCGACCCTCCCACAGATGACTCCACGCTCCCCGGGTCTCTGGGGCTCCTGGGGCCACTGCGTGGGGACCCCCTGGGGGCATCCGGCAGACAGCGCCCCTCCTCTGATCCTCAGTTTGGTGTGCAGCTTCTAAGCAGACACATCGTCAATATTGAGCAGATCTGCAT AGCCCTGCTGGAGATCAACAACCACACAAGGGAGGAGCAAATGTTACAGCAGATTTGCCACATGCTCAGCGACATCCAGGAACAAATCCACTCCCTGCGTCTGCCAGATGACCCCCTCCATGGCAGACGACCTTGCCGGCGCCTTCTCCGACCGACTGCCCCACCCCTCCACGCTACAG cagcagcagcaggaggagacgagaagagCGGCGGGCCGTCCCCCCCTTCCCCACACACCTCCTGTCGGGCAGTGACTCcggggcaggtggtggtggtggtggtgatggtggtggtggtgggttga